From the Macaca nemestrina isolate mMacNem1 chromosome 2, mMacNem.hap1, whole genome shotgun sequence genome, the window TTTGAATCTCTCAACCCCAATCCATGGGAATTGGAAGACAAAAATATCCAGCTTCCTTATCCAATCAAGTGGGATAGCTCTGAGGCCTGTTCTATAATCTCCCAAGGACCCCTAACAGGATGGAGCCCCAGCTGCCCACAGCAATAACCTGCTCGCGAATGCACTCCACATCACATCCTTCCCTTCCCTGAATCACTCCCTTGTTCCCAGACCTGGGCTCACTCTCCAAGTAAACTACTTACACTCAAATCTTTGTCTCAGAGTGTGGTGCTGGGAAACTCAGCCTGAGACAGATGTAATTACAAACTGTGATAGCTACAAGTAAGGAGAGGGATGCCGGGTCACATCCTGACAAGGCGTTGTCTGAAATGACAGCTAAGGAAGGGTAGGTATTATCCAATGTAGATCATCAGGATGCAGCACAGCAAACAGAAACTGTTTCAGGAACATTAACAGGAGTCAGGAAGGGTTGACCCAGCAGGGCTGGCTGTCAGCTCCTTGCACTGCCGCTATGGCTTCACAGGTATGTCAAGCCAGAATCTGTCCATCCAGCTGGGACACGTGTCCTGATCAGCTAATGCCTGTCTTGGACCTGCTGATGAATGTTTTGAAATTGCTCTGGAATTAGGTACTCATACAATTGCTGCAGAGCTTAAAGAGTAGGCCTGCAGGAAGctgttttctctgtttccaaTCAGGAAGGTGAGAAATCAGGAGGCCACCACTGGAATTATTAATATTCTAAAGCTCATTTATGGTGAAAGTTGTACCCCTTGGTAAGATTACTAAAGAAATcactaggccgggcgcgatggctcacacctgtaatcccagcactttgggaggctgaggcaggcagatcacaaggtcaggcgttcgagaccagcctgaccaacatggtgaaaccctacctctactaaaaatacaaaacttagctgggcgtggtggcatgtgcctataaccacagctgcctgggaggctgaggcaggagaatcatttgagcctgggaagcggaggttgcagtgagccaagatcgcaccactgcactccagcctgggcgacagagcaagactgcgtcaaagaaagaaagaaggaaagaaaaaaagaaggaaggaaggaaggaagggaggaaggaaggaaggaagggaaggaaggaaggagggaagaagaaggaaaaaatcgctaaattgtataccttaaatggGTAAGTTTTATGATATgcaaaatattacaataaaacaATTTAGCAGTTCCTCAATAAGTTAAAcagaattgccatatgatccagcaattctactccggggtctatacccaaaagaactgaaaacaggtgtTCACATAAAGatttatacacaaatgttcatagcagcagtaCTCACAATGGCTAAAAGGTGaaacaacctgaatgtccatcaactgatgaatatatcaacaaaatatggtatttccatacagtggaatattattcaactataaaaaagaatgaagtactacTACATGCTACGTTATGGatagcctttaaaaatattatggtaagtgctggccgggcatggtggctcatgcctgtaatcccagcactttgggaggctgaggcaggtggatctcgaggtaaggagctcgagaccagcctggccaacatggtgaaaccctgtctctactaaaaatacaaaaaaataagctggggcatggtggtgggcacctgtaatcccagctactcaggaggctgaggcaagagaatcgcttcagcccaggagaaagaggttgcagtgagccaagatcgtgccactgcactccagcctgggtgacagagcaagactctgtctcagaaaacaaaacaaaacaaaaagtatactaagtgaaaccagacacaaaagatcatatattgtataattcaatttttatGAAATGTACAGAACaagcaaattcatagagaaagaaaataggggTTGAGGGAAGACATGGGAAGATTGGGGGAGAGATAGCTGCAgtgtacagggtttcttttgtgGGTgagtaaaatgttttcaaattgatcgtggtgatggttgcacaatctGAGAATTTACTAAAAAcgattgaattgtacactttagaTGGGCGAATTGTACAGTATGTCagttatatctcagtaaagctgttagtgtgtgtgtgtgtatgtgtgtgtgcatgtgtgtgtgtatgcatatgtagcccaataaagttgtttaaaaagaaaaaaagaacacaccCTGTAGCTGTGAAACTGGACAGGAATCTGCCATCGAGGACCCTAGAAACCCCAAAACTGGAGGCTGGACACTGGGAAACTACCGCAGAAACACCACCCGTCACCGTCATCTTGCTTTCCAACACGGATCGTCAAAGAGCCTtctaaggccaggtgtggtggctcacgcctgtaatcccagcactttgggaggctgaggcgggtggatcacgaggtcagtagatcgagactatcctggctaacacagtgaaaccctgtctctactaaaaatgcaaaaaaaattagccgggcgtggtggcaggtgcccgtagtcccagctactcgggaggctgaggcaggagaatggcgtgaactcgggaggcggagcttgcactgagccgagatctcaccactgcactccagcctgggcgacagagcaagactccgtctcaaaaaaaaagaaaaggcagggcgcagtggcacaagcctgtaatcccagcactttgggaggccgagacgggcagattacgaggtcaggagatccagactatcctggctaacccggtgaaaccccgcctttgctaaaaaaatacaaaaaactagccgggcgaggtggcgggcgcctgtagtcccagctactcgggaggctgaggcaggagaatggcgtaaacctgggaggcggagcttgcagtgagctgagatccagccactgcacaccagcctgggcgacagagcgagactccgtctcaaaaaaaaaaaaaaaaaagaaagaaaacagagcctTCTAAATCTCACATGACAGCATCTACTGGAGAACTTACTGcgcataatatatatatatatatatatatatagctgcaCAGGAGCTGCAAATAGTTTCTGCTTTCCAACCTCCACAGTACAGGAAGGCACACTAGGAGATAAAGCAGAAATAATGAGGAGAAAAGAGGGAACAACAGAACAAAGACCCTGAGGCATGTTCAGGAAACATAAAGGAGGCAAATTGAGCAGGCCGTTTGGCTATGGTCAGGAGGTTGGACTTCCTCCTAGGTGAAATGGAAGCCACTGGAGGGCTCCAAGCACGCTGGGTGCTGTGATCAGATTTGTACTTCAGAAAGGCCCCTCTGGCTCCTATGTGGAGAATAGGTTTGGGAGACCAGAGTAGAAGCCAGAGACCAGCAAGGGGGTGGCTCTGCAGTCTCACGATGAGGGGTGATGGTGGCCTGGATGGTACCTGAAGACTTGGAAGGAAGTAGGTGGATTTGAGACTTGTTAGGAGGTGTAATCTACAGGACATAGAAATAATTGAATATGGGTAATAGGGGAAGGGGAGTATAGAGACAACTCCAAGGTTTCAGGCTAATGAACTTAGAAAAGTcacctcatttctctttttccttttctttatgctGGGAATGACTATGATGggtaatttattcattcaacatgtatttaCAGATCACCCACTGTATGCTGGGGAGTGGATGTGAAAGTGTCTGGCCCCAGAGTAAgggctcagaaagaaaaaaacatttttcttgtaTCCTTCAAAGCTCAACTCAAATACCCTTCCCCCAGGGAGGCTTCCTTCATTCCACCCCAGTCTGCACTGCTCTCACGCTTCTAAGCTATGGGAATTGTAGTCCCAGTGTGGAGCGTGGCCTGAACCAGGAAGCACGGGGAACACGGCTCGTTCCCTTAGAGCTAGGAGATAGGGTAGAAGATTTCAGATGTTAGCAACTCCATGAAATCGTTAtgtctcccaccaggccctttgCTGATgcttctttcttctgccttcaatgttttttctcttatttatcatTTACTTGGATGTTTCCTCTTTCAGGAAGCCTTCTTTGCTCAACCAGACCGAGTTGCTCTCTCATCTGTGTTCTTCTTGCATCCTTTATTCCCcacgaaaaataaaaattaaaaaaatcttaagcCCCGAAATTGACTGAATGGACTCCCTCTCCGTTAAGGAGACCCCAGGGTAACCTTAAAAACTGACTTCCTAATGGGAGGTCAGACACGCCCTGTTACATTCCCTCTTCCATAACTACCACTAGCCTTTCTTCCCTAAGGGTTAAGCAGAAACCAGCCCTTTTGAAAGACTCGCTCCAATGCTGACATCAACCAACTGCCCAATGCTGCCCCTCCATTTCTGTGGTTTTGACACAGCCACTGACCAGCAGTCCTTGCTGATACAAGACCACCAACCTCAAGAGTGGTTCTGGCCAGTCTataaaggctgggcacagagggCCTTTATGTCCTCACCTTTTGATGTATAGGCCTAATTGTAATACATTTGACTGTTGTCTCCACCCCAAAATGAACATGAGATGCATGTTTCATGCATGTTAGCCTACTACTATGGCCTCCCCTTCATGAGTAATCACTTCTCCTCTATAACCTGTTAACTATCTCAGCATAAATTCCAGTCCCCTTTACCCCTCCCTTGAAGTGTTGAGTCTGGCTTCTGGCTGGAAGCTGTCCTTCCCAGACAGTCAGAATGGCCTCCTGCAGGCTGCAAccctttataataaataaaaatctcctTTCCAAATTTGTGAACCTCATGGTTCTTCAGTTGACAACCCACACTTCTCACACTAAGTTGTCATCATCTGTTTGCTTGTTTCCCCACTGGATGGAAGCCCCTCAAGGGTAAGGACCCCCCGGAAGTCAGGCTGGGGGACTAAGATAGAAGTGACCTGAAGCTTTCAACAtctattcagcaaatatttattgagcacctacttcaTGCCATGCCGTGATCTAGGCAGCATTGATAAAAGCAGACACATGTAAGAAGGAAAAGATGGGAAGGATTTCTGTGAGAAGAGAATGGAGTGGGCATCTGTGTTTATCAGAATTGAAATCTCTGTGACTtaacacacacatgtttatttcTTACACATGAGAAGTCTGATGTGGTAAGTAGTGCCTAACTTCTATCTAGTGAGGCCAGGGCTCAGAATCCATCTATCATGTGCTCTGCCATCTCTACGTGTGGCTTTTCATCCACCATGACAGTAAGAAAGAGATGAATGAGGCACACTGGCTCTAATGGCCTAAACTGGGAAGTGACATCTACTGCTCACAGCCCATTGGCCAGGACTAGTCACATGACTCCACCCcaactgcaagggaggctgggaaatgtagaaGTGTACAGAGAGCAACACAGGTACAGCATCCTGGGCTGCGTGTGTGGGGcggggagggtgaggaggaggagagagatgtTTGGAGAGCAGCAAGCAGACCATTTTGCCCTAATGCCTGGCATGGACTTGTAATAAAGCCccatcaactttttgttttgtttgtttttgttcgcTTTTGTGATTAGAGAATGAAGCAAGGGAGGAATAATTGGTCTCCAAATTTGAGCTTTAAGTCCCTTCTATCCTGGAGCATTAGAACTAAAAACACCATTTATCAAGAATCaactcagtgcctggcactgtgccagGAGCTGTACACCTATCATTTGATCTCAATTAATCTTGAAACAGTCCTGAGGGGAATGGGACTGCCAAGATTATTGTGCTcatattacagatgagaagactgaagcTCAAACTGGCTTAAGCGTTTGTTCAGCCTGTGGCGAAAGACCAAACCCTTTTTATTATGGTGCATGGGTATGATCCTCATAGGGACAAAGGAGAAAACATTAAAGAGCTAGAGGGAGTGGGCTTCTTACTCTTCAAATGGCCTCATTTCTGAGGAAGAATCCACACCTCACAAATCAATGAAGTTTGACAGCAGAAGAGGGTGGGATGTATCCCTGGGCTTAACTTCTCCACACACAGCTGCAACTCAACTTTCCTCAACTGCAAATGGACATGGCAGATTGGCCTCCTGGGCAACCACAAGGAGCCAGTGAGAAAGTGGCTGTGAACACTGAGCACCCAGAGAGCACTCCATGAGCAGCCTCTCTTCTCTTTAGAGGGCCTGCCTTCAGAGGGGACCTATGGGCAGAGGGAATCTTACTAGGGCCCACTTGCCCTGATGGTGGCAGTTAGGTAGTCAAGGGCTTCCAGAAGGCAGCTGAGGGGTGTGGAGAGTCAAGCCCAAGGGGAAGGCCAGATCTACATGCTTGACCTTGGGGCAGTACCCTTGTCTCTGTCAGTTCCCTCATCTGAAAATAAGGAGGTGTTGGTTCTCATCCGTCAAATGCTCAATATGTCAGAGGGCTCTTAGGAGCATTATGGGGAAGATGGTGTGAATGCATCTTGTCAACCCTAGATTTTCCtgtctccccactccccaccccacctgaACCATGAGCTCCAAAGGAAGAGGAGCTGGGTCTTGGACACCCTTCTTtctcccacctccctctgccCCAGAAGGTGACCAAAAGCTGTTGGTAGAAAAGTTGAAaagtccatccatccaccaaacAGAGGATCATCTAACTAACTCAAAGTCTAAAACTAAGGGGATTTGGGGGTTTCGTTTCAGTCAGAGATTGCAAACTGGCCATGAGTGGGCCAAATTCAGctcagacaagttacttaactttgcTGTACCCTGGcttcctcattggtaaaatgggcATATTAATATCTGGAAGGACAGTCaaggattaaaataattaatatacgGAAAGTGCTGAggacagtgtctgacacataagtgttgtgtatttgttttattattattattagagtcACATGGTATTTCTTAAAGTTTTTGAATTCAAGCGTCTTCACATGACTTCTTCAGTTAACTCTAGTCCACACCACTCCCTCCTGTCCTGCACTGAGCCCCAGAAGACCCCTGGTTTGTGTCTCCTGACTGCAGCCTGGTCCTCTGCCCTCTTTGTTCCTGTTGGTTAACAGGCTGTTTGGTGACACAGACTGTCAACAGAACCATGAAGATTACAGACCGGAGCCAGACCAGTCTTCCCCTCAAACCTCCCCTCTCACCACCACTCCCACCTCCCAAATCCGGCAAACTCAAGGCAAATCCCTGAGCTGGCCTCTCAGACCCACGGCTCCACCTCAGCCAGCTGTGTGTCTCTGGGCAAGCCCTTCCTTCTCTCCAAGCCTTAGTCTCCCCAGGAGTCAACTGGGCTCCAGAACCCCATCCACCTCCCAAGTGTGTTCTGAAATGGGGACAGTAGAGACGACTTGTCATCCCCCCAGGGTCCCTGATTCCCTCTGCAACGGAGCTGAGAACTCTAGTCCTATCTCCTTTTAAATATCCCTCTCAATGCAAAAGAAGAATCCCATGCCAGCTGCGACAGAACAGCAACCACAGAGCTCCATGATTATCTGGATGCAGGTTTTATTATCATTAGGATGACTGTCATTGACAAGGGAAAGGGGCTTAGAGGGTTATATACAAACCACAATTATTGGGCGATGTTTCAATATTCCCACACACATTTATCCCACAGCCACGCACAGCGCAACACCATAGGGTATTCCCCTACATATGCTTCTCCAAGCAGAAACACAGCTGTGGGTCAGGGCTCTGCCCACCCACAAAGGGATGCCCAGAAAGGAGAAGATCCTGGGTCCTGGGGGTGAAGTTTACACATGGAGAATCCTGCCAGATGGGGGAGGGGATGGAAGCTGGATTTGCACATCAATGCCTCAGTCTCagcccaccctcactggctgccATCCCAGAAGGACCCTCTTAGCCAGGGCTAAGGAAGGAGCAGACCTGTGGAGGTGGGGGTGACAGGGGTTCTGGGATCTGCCCCTTTGCCTGTGGTGCTAAGTGGGGGAAAGTGGGGTTTAAACTTCTAGGCTGATTTTCTGACGTGCCTAAAGGAAGAGGGCAAGGCCAGGGGCTAGGGTGTGTGTGAATATGGGGCGGGGAGAGAGGGGCTCAGGCTTATGGTCAGGGATCTAATGAGAAAATGCAGAGGTCATGAATGGTGGGGCACACAGGGCTCAAGACATCCTTAGACCACAAACTCGACTTCAGGGGAAACTGGGTTCACTCCTCCAGGGGCTCCCTGACCTAGGCAGCCCGCCGGCCAGGGTGCTGCCGCTTTTCCTCAGCTCCCTGGTTCCTACTCAGGTCATCCAGGAGCCCCAGTAGGAGGCCCGCCTGACCACAGGCTCCCTGGGGCCCACAGGGTCCTCCCAGGGCCCTCTTGCCCGGATGCTGGCGTTTCTCAGGCATcagctcttcctctctctcttcttcctcctcctcttcttcccagcTCCTTTGAGCCTTGGGATCTGCCAGCCTTCTGCCTGGGTGCTGCCGCTTTGTGACAGCATACCCAAGCCAGGGGGAGCGCCGGCCAGGATGCTGCCGCTTGTGCTGGGTTACATCGACTGACCATGAAGCCTCATCTTCCCGTCGGCCAGGGTGCTGCCGTTTGTGGGGTCCCACAGCCCCcgcttcttcctcttcctcttcttcaactccctcttcctcctcctcctctcttttgcCTGGATGCTGACGTTTGGCGAGCCAGTCAGATTGAAGGATCTGGGACGCTGGGGAAAGAAAGAGGTCAGTGAGGGGCCCCTGACCCATGTAATAGGCAGGCGCCTGAGTGCCCACTCCAGCATTTCTCCCAGGCAGAGTACATTTCCTGCAGCTCCCACTCAGAGCCACGGTCTTGCACCTGCCCCTCAGGCCTCACAGATACACAGTTACACAACAGTCAAAGGCATTGC encodes:
- the LOC105477764 gene encoding thyrotropin releasing hormone, encoding MPGPWLLLALALTLNLTGVPGGRAQPEAAQQEAVTAAERPGLDDLLRQVERVLFLRENIQRLQGDQGEHSASQILQSDWLAKRQHPGKREEEEEEGVEEEEEEEAGAVGPHKRQHPGRREDEASWSVDVTQHKRQHPGRRSPWLGYAVTKRQHPGRRLADPKAQRSWEEEEEEEEREEELMPEKRQHPGKRALGGPCGPQGACGQAGLLLGLLDDLSRNQGAEEKRQHPGRRAA